The following proteins come from a genomic window of Micromonospora echinofusca:
- the hpt gene encoding hypoxanthine phosphoribosyltransferase: MADGSWYDADIDHVIISEAQIREKTAELAKQVSADYADVDDGLLLVCVLKGAVMFMADFARALGRSGPPAELEFMAVSSYGQGTTSSGVVRILKDLDRDIAGRHVVVVEDIVDSGLTLSWLLRYLESRSAASVEVVALFRKPDAVKVPVPVKYVGFDIPTEFVVGYGLDFGERYRELPYVGVLKPEVYART, encoded by the coding sequence ATGGCTGACGGCTCCTGGTACGACGCCGACATCGACCACGTGATCATCTCCGAGGCGCAGATCCGCGAGAAGACCGCGGAACTCGCCAAGCAGGTCTCGGCGGACTACGCCGACGTCGATGACGGGCTCCTGTTGGTCTGCGTCCTCAAGGGCGCGGTGATGTTCATGGCCGACTTCGCCCGGGCGCTGGGCCGCAGCGGGCCGCCCGCCGAGCTGGAGTTCATGGCCGTCTCCTCCTACGGCCAGGGCACCACCTCCTCCGGGGTGGTCCGCATCCTCAAGGACCTGGACCGGGACATCGCCGGCCGGCACGTGGTCGTGGTCGAGGACATCGTCGACTCGGGTCTCACCCTGTCGTGGCTGCTGCGCTACCTGGAGTCCCGCTCGGCCGCGAGCGTCGAGGTGGTGGCGCTGTTCCGCAAGCCCGACGCGGTCAAGGTGCCGGTGCCGGTGAAGTACGTCGGCTTCGACATCCCGACCGAGTTCGTCGTCGGCTACGGCCTCGACTTCGGCGAGCGCTACCGCGAACTGCCCTACGTCGGCGTGCTCAAGCCCGAGGTGTACGCCCGGACCTGA
- the dacB gene encoding D-alanyl-D-alanine carboxypeptidase/D-alanyl-D-alanine endopeptidase, translating into MESPAPTPRRRQRVPVLLAAVLVLVLAAVGIAVLRPGPVAGWLGDEPAGPGVAEPAAEPAPVAVLAAADANAPMPTPEGVRAALAPLVGVPALGDRVHVSVADVATGQPLFGRGEDDGTVPASVTKLVTGVTVLAARGPAYRIPTRAVAGAAPGEVVIVGGGDPTLAVDKKGFYPGAARLDDLAAQVRDALGGTKPTKVTVDSSLYSGPVFEPGWDDDIPTGGYGGAITALMTDGARSDVTRAKKDEAAGNHWAERVSQPDLAAGRAFARLLGVPPSAVARGTAPAAGAATPGPGAELGKVESLPMVRLVDIMISDSDNIVAEALARQVALARDQPASFVGAGAAMDAVAAELGLPADELTLADGSGLSRSNRISPSLLTDLIALAGDGSRPELAAIFGGLPVADWSGTLADRYGTAATKAGAGVIRAKTGTLTKVHAIAGLVSTSDGRLLTFAVLTDAVPPDGLTAARGALDRIGAALAGCGCR; encoded by the coding sequence CTGGAGTCGCCCGCGCCGACCCCCCGCCGTCGCCAGCGGGTGCCCGTACTGCTGGCCGCGGTGCTCGTGCTGGTTCTGGCCGCCGTCGGGATCGCCGTGCTCCGCCCTGGACCGGTGGCGGGGTGGCTGGGCGACGAGCCCGCCGGCCCGGGAGTCGCCGAACCGGCGGCGGAGCCGGCGCCGGTGGCGGTGCTGGCCGCCGCGGACGCGAACGCCCCGATGCCCACCCCCGAGGGCGTACGCGCCGCGCTCGCCCCGCTCGTGGGCGTGCCCGCACTCGGCGACCGGGTGCACGTGTCGGTGGCCGACGTGGCGACCGGTCAGCCGCTCTTCGGCCGGGGCGAGGACGACGGCACGGTGCCCGCCTCGGTGACCAAGCTCGTCACCGGGGTCACGGTGCTCGCGGCGCGTGGTCCTGCGTACCGCATCCCGACCCGGGCGGTGGCCGGCGCGGCCCCCGGTGAGGTGGTGATCGTCGGCGGCGGGGACCCCACGCTGGCGGTCGACAAGAAGGGCTTCTACCCGGGCGCGGCCCGCCTGGACGACCTGGCCGCCCAGGTGCGCGACGCCCTCGGCGGCACGAAGCCGACGAAGGTCACGGTCGACTCGTCGCTCTACTCGGGCCCGGTCTTCGAGCCGGGCTGGGACGACGACATCCCCACCGGCGGTTACGGCGGCGCGATCACGGCGCTGATGACCGACGGGGCCCGCAGCGACGTGACGCGCGCGAAGAAGGACGAGGCGGCCGGCAACCACTGGGCCGAGCGGGTGTCCCAGCCCGACCTCGCCGCCGGTCGGGCCTTCGCCCGGCTGCTCGGCGTGCCGCCCAGCGCCGTCGCGCGCGGCACCGCCCCCGCCGCCGGCGCCGCCACCCCGGGGCCCGGGGCCGAGCTGGGCAAGGTGGAGTCGCTGCCGATGGTCCGGCTGGTCGACATCATGATCAGCGACAGCGACAACATCGTCGCCGAGGCGCTGGCCCGCCAGGTCGCGCTGGCCCGCGACCAGCCCGCCTCCTTCGTCGGCGCGGGCGCGGCGATGGACGCGGTGGCCGCGGAGCTGGGCCTGCCGGCCGACGAACTGACCCTCGCCGACGGCAGCGGCCTGTCGCGCAGCAACCGAATCAGCCCCTCGCTGCTCACCGACCTGATCGCGCTCGCCGGTGACGGCAGCCGCCCCGAGTTGGCCGCGATCTTCGGCGGCCTGCCCGTCGCCGACTGGTCCGGCACCCTCGCCGACCGGTACGGGACGGCGGCGACGAAGGCCGGCGCCGGGGTGATCCGGGCCAAGACCGGGACGTTGACCAAGGTGCACGCCATCGCCGGCCTGGTGAGTACGAGCGACGGGCGGCTGCTCACCTTCGCGGTGCTCACCGACGCGGTGCCGCCGGACGGGCTGACGGCCGCCCGGGGAGCGCTGGACCGGATCGGCGCGGCACTGGCCGGCTGCGGCTGCCGCTGA
- a CDS encoding GlxA family transcriptional regulator, producing the protein MLRSVAVLALDRVATFELGVLAEVFGTDRTADGFPGYRFHVCSPDAAPVRTSSGFHLTPHADLGPLEEADLVAVPAHQDGTVVPATALAALRRAADRGAYVFSVCSGAFVLGEAGLLDGRECTTHWRYVDELQRRHPSARVRCNALYVQDDRLLTSAGTAAGIDACLHLVRQEHGSATATRLARRMVVPPHRDGGQAQYVEAPVPVTPEAPTLEPVLEWLMRHLDRPVTVDELAARAGMSPRTFARRFRAETGTTPHDWLTNQRVLLARRLLEETGLSVEAVADRAGFGDSAALRHHFARRVGATPHTYRTTFRKRVQA; encoded by the coding sequence ATGCTCAGATCGGTCGCCGTCCTCGCTCTGGACCGGGTCGCCACGTTCGAGCTCGGAGTCCTCGCGGAGGTCTTCGGGACCGACCGCACCGCCGACGGGTTCCCCGGCTACCGCTTCCACGTGTGCAGCCCCGACGCGGCTCCGGTCCGCACCTCGTCGGGCTTCCACCTGACCCCGCACGCCGACCTCGGCCCGCTGGAGGAGGCGGACCTGGTCGCCGTCCCGGCCCACCAGGACGGCACCGTCGTGCCGGCCACCGCGCTCGCCGCGCTGCGCCGGGCCGCCGACCGGGGGGCGTACGTGTTCAGCGTCTGCTCCGGCGCGTTCGTGCTGGGCGAGGCCGGCCTGCTCGACGGCCGGGAATGCACCACCCATTGGCGCTACGTCGACGAGCTGCAACGCCGCCACCCGAGCGCCAGGGTCCGGTGCAACGCGCTCTACGTGCAGGACGACCGCCTGCTCACCAGCGCCGGAACGGCCGCCGGCATCGACGCCTGCCTGCACCTGGTCCGCCAGGAGCACGGCTCCGCCACGGCCACCCGGCTGGCCCGCCGGATGGTGGTGCCCCCGCACCGCGACGGCGGGCAGGCGCAGTACGTCGAGGCGCCCGTCCCCGTTACCCCCGAGGCGCCGACCCTGGAACCGGTGCTGGAGTGGCTCATGCGGCACCTGGACCGCCCGGTCACCGTCGACGAGCTGGCCGCCCGGGCGGGGATGTCCCCGCGCACGTTCGCCCGGCGGTTCCGCGCCGAGACCGGCACCACGCCCCACGACTGGCTGACCAACCAGCGGGTGCTGCTGGCCCGACGGCTGCTGGAGGAGACCGGGCTCAGCGTCGAGGCCGTCGCCGACCGGGCCGGCTTCGGCGACTCGGCGGCGCTGCGGCACCACTTCGCCCGCCGGGTCGGCGCCACCCCGCACACCTACCGGACCACCTTCCGCAAACGCGTGCAGGCCTGA
- a CDS encoding gamma-glutamyltransferase family protein encodes MAYPRQPLFAPHGAVATSQPLAAAAGLAVLRRGGNAVDAALATAITLTVVQPPSNDIGGDLFAIVWDGERLHGLNASGRSPAALTRERVLAATGGRGAAAVDALGGAQRAGPAMPARGWLPVTVPGAPAGWRDLHDRFGSLPFADLFADAIGYAEHGHPISPGVSAIWSRALAAQVDATGPELAEFDRVFAPGGRAPRAGERWRNPDAARTLRLIAETGAEDFYRGGIAAALAAHAARTGGLLTGDDLARHASTWVTPVSARYRGHEVWELPPNGQGLAALLALHILDGAELAGLPLAERLHRQIEATKLGFADAHAHVADPERVPVPTEALLSPAYAAARRALITERAGEPTAGDPERGGTVYLCTADADGMMVSLIQSTYLAFGSRVVLPGHGFALQNRGLGFRLDPAHPNVVGPAKRPYHTIIPGFLTRDGRPVGPFGVMGGHMQPQGHVQLVSATLDGGLDPQAALDAPRWYWHAGRSVLVEPELVATAEGRAAVAELRARGHEVAVAEEPAVFGHGQAIWRLPDGGYAVGSEPRVGGGMLGW; translated from the coding sequence ATGGCGTACCCCCGACAGCCGCTCTTCGCGCCGCACGGCGCGGTGGCGACGAGCCAGCCGCTGGCCGCGGCGGCCGGCCTGGCCGTGCTGCGACGCGGCGGCAACGCCGTCGACGCGGCCCTGGCCACGGCGATCACCCTGACCGTGGTGCAGCCCCCGTCCAACGACATCGGCGGCGACCTGTTCGCGATCGTCTGGGACGGCGAGCGGCTGCACGGCCTCAACGCCTCCGGCCGGTCCCCGGCGGCCCTGACCCGCGAGCGGGTGCTCGCCGCGACCGGGGGGCGCGGTGCCGCCGCGGTCGACGCGTTGGGCGGCGCGCAGCGGGCGGGCCCGGCGATGCCGGCCCGGGGCTGGCTGCCGGTGACCGTGCCCGGCGCGCCGGCCGGCTGGCGCGACCTGCACGACCGGTTCGGCTCGCTGCCCTTCGCCGACCTCTTCGCCGACGCGATCGGCTACGCCGAGCACGGCCACCCGATCTCCCCGGGGGTGTCGGCGATCTGGTCCCGCGCGCTCGCCGCGCAGGTCGACGCCACCGGGCCTGAGCTCGCGGAGTTCGACCGGGTGTTCGCCCCCGGTGGCCGGGCGCCCCGGGCGGGGGAGCGGTGGCGCAACCCGGACGCGGCGCGGACCCTGCGGCTGATCGCCGAGACCGGGGCGGAGGACTTCTACCGGGGCGGGATCGCGGCGGCGCTGGCCGCGCACGCGGCCCGCACCGGCGGCCTGCTCACCGGCGACGACCTGGCCCGGCACGCCTCGACCTGGGTGACCCCCGTGTCCGCCCGCTACCGGGGCCACGAGGTCTGGGAGCTGCCGCCCAACGGGCAGGGCCTGGCGGCGCTGCTGGCGCTGCACATCCTGGACGGTGCGGAGCTGGCCGGGCTGCCGCTCGCCGAGCGGCTGCACCGGCAGATCGAGGCGACGAAACTCGGCTTCGCCGACGCGCACGCCCACGTCGCCGACCCGGAGCGGGTGCCGGTGCCGACGGAGGCGCTGCTCTCGCCGGCCTACGCGGCGGCCCGCCGCGCGCTGATCACCGAGCGGGCCGGGGAGCCGACGGCCGGCGACCCGGAGCGCGGCGGCACGGTCTATCTCTGCACCGCCGACGCCGACGGCATGATGGTCAGCCTGATCCAGTCGACCTACCTGGCCTTCGGCTCCCGCGTGGTGCTGCCCGGGCACGGCTTCGCGTTGCAGAACCGAGGGCTGGGGTTCCGCCTCGATCCCGCCCACCCCAACGTGGTGGGGCCGGCGAAGCGGCCCTACCACACCATCATCCCGGGCTTCCTCACCCGCGACGGGCGGCCCGTGGGCCCGTTCGGGGTGATGGGCGGGCACATGCAGCCGCAGGGGCACGTGCAGCTGGTCTCGGCGACCCTGGACGGCGGGCTCGACCCGCAGGCCGCGCTGGACGCGCCGCGCTGGTACTGGCACGCCGGCCGCTCGGTGCTGGTCGAACCGGAGCTGGTCGCCACCGCCGAGGGGCGTGCCGCCGTCGCCGAGCTGCGGGCCCGGGGTCACGAGGTCGCCGTGGCGGAGGAGCCGGCGGTCTTCGGCCACGGGCAGGCGATCTGGCGGCTGCCGGACGGCGGATACGCGGTCGGCTCGGAGCCCCGGGTGGGCGGGGGAATGCTCGGCTGGTGA
- the eccD gene encoding type VII secretion integral membrane protein EccD codes for MTIGLARVTISAPQRRVDVALPEQVPLAELLPEVLRHAGEGLADDGERHGGWVLRRTDGAVLATAQALLPQGVRDGEVLHLVPARAEWPELEYDDVVEAIADGARRRGGAWSPAATRAAALAGAAVPLAVGLLAVTAGGPAHEAAWPAAAVVALLLTLAGVVASRAHDDGPAGATLGGYALPYAAAAGALAVTSGDPVGPVPGLRWIGAPELLAGSVALLLVSVLGLVGVATRLRVFVAGATVGAAGALAALGGLLLSPAGTAAVLLCVLVFAVGAVPLLAIRLGKVPLPPITLPTGDPGGADRARDLPDRDRVYAAVARTEEMLTGMLLGHAVLAVAAAVVLGLSGGTAGRLLVAVAAAVLLLRSRLFVSLRHRVPTVAAGLAGYAVLGAVLVDGSGPTGRLALVVGGLMLALVAVAAGTTYARRPVSPYVGRLADLTDTALVVSVVPVACAVLDLYERARGLLS; via the coding sequence ATGACGATCGGGTTGGCCCGGGTCACCATCAGCGCCCCTCAGCGGCGGGTGGACGTCGCCCTGCCCGAGCAGGTGCCCCTGGCCGAGCTGCTGCCCGAGGTGCTGCGGCACGCCGGCGAAGGGCTCGCCGACGACGGCGAACGGCACGGCGGCTGGGTGCTGCGGCGCACCGACGGCGCCGTCCTGGCCACCGCGCAGGCGCTGCTGCCCCAGGGGGTCCGCGACGGCGAGGTGCTGCACCTCGTGCCGGCCCGCGCCGAGTGGCCCGAACTGGAGTACGACGACGTGGTCGAGGCGATCGCCGACGGTGCCCGGCGGCGCGGCGGGGCGTGGTCACCCGCCGCCACCCGGGCCGCCGCCCTGGCCGGGGCCGCCGTGCCGCTCGCCGTCGGGCTGCTCGCCGTGACGGCCGGCGGGCCGGCGCACGAGGCGGCCTGGCCGGCCGCCGCCGTGGTGGCGCTCCTGCTCACCCTCGCCGGGGTGGTGGCGTCCCGGGCCCACGACGACGGGCCGGCGGGCGCGACCCTGGGCGGCTACGCCCTGCCGTACGCGGCGGCGGCGGGCGCCCTCGCGGTCACCTCCGGCGACCCGGTCGGGCCGGTGCCGGGGCTGCGCTGGATCGGCGCGCCCGAGCTGCTGGCCGGCTCGGTGGCGCTGCTGTTGGTGTCGGTGCTCGGGCTGGTCGGCGTCGCCACCCGGCTACGGGTCTTCGTGGCGGGCGCCACCGTCGGGGCTGCCGGCGCGCTGGCGGCCCTCGGCGGGCTGCTGCTCAGCCCGGCCGGCACGGCGGCGGTGCTGCTCTGCGTGCTGGTCTTCGCCGTGGGGGCGGTGCCGCTGCTGGCCATCCGGCTCGGCAAGGTGCCGCTGCCCCCGATCACCCTGCCCACCGGCGATCCGGGTGGCGCCGACCGGGCCCGCGACCTGCCCGACCGGGACCGGGTCTACGCGGCGGTGGCCCGCACCGAGGAGATGCTCACCGGAATGCTGCTCGGGCACGCGGTGCTGGCGGTCGCCGCCGCGGTGGTGCTGGGCCTCTCGGGCGGGACGGCCGGCCGGCTGCTGGTGGCGGTCGCCGCGGCCGTGCTGCTGCTGCGCTCCCGGCTGTTCGTGTCGCTGCGCCACCGGGTGCCGACCGTCGCCGCCGGGCTCGCCGGGTACGCGGTGCTGGGCGCCGTCCTCGTCGACGGCTCCGGTCCGACGGGCCGGCTGGCGCTGGTCGTCGGCGGGCTGATGCTGGCCCTCGTGGCGGTGGCCGCCGGCACCACGTACGCCCGCCGGCCGGTCTCCCCGTACGTCGGCCGGCTCGCGGACCTGACCGACACCGCCCTGGTGGTGTCGGTGGTGCCCGTGGCCTGCGCGGTCCTCGACCTGTACGAGCGGGCCCGGGGGCTGCTCAGCTGA
- the tilS gene encoding tRNA lysidine(34) synthetase TilS, producing the protein MAALAPPVAAIRVAVRRALADLPPGGPVLVACSGGADSLALAAATAFVAPRTGRTAGLVTIDHGLQEGSAQRAAAVATWAREVGLAPVESVRVEVAGRPGGPEAAAREARYRALAEVAHRLGAAALLTGHTRDDQAETVLLALARGAGPRGLAGMPARRDLDGVPLLRPLLEVGREQTRTACAVLGLSPWEDPHNADPSYARARVRADLLPALVRALGPGVLDNLARTARLVAADNAVLDGLAAAALADVRHPDGGLAVRGLADLPAAVRGRVLHAWARELGAPPAALSHRHVTALDALVTGWRGQGAAHLPGGLRVLRRDGRLAAIVPR; encoded by the coding sequence GTGGCCGCGCTCGCCCCGCCGGTGGCCGCGATCCGGGTCGCGGTCCGCCGCGCCCTGGCCGACCTGCCGCCCGGCGGACCGGTGCTGGTCGCCTGCTCGGGCGGCGCAGACTCGCTCGCGTTGGCCGCCGCCACCGCGTTCGTGGCGCCCCGGACGGGTCGCACCGCCGGCCTGGTGACGATCGACCACGGGCTCCAGGAGGGGTCGGCGCAGCGGGCCGCGGCAGTGGCGACGTGGGCCCGCGAGGTCGGCCTGGCGCCGGTCGAGTCGGTGCGGGTCGAGGTGGCCGGCCGGCCGGGCGGTCCCGAGGCGGCCGCCCGCGAGGCCCGCTACCGTGCGCTAGCCGAGGTCGCCCACCGGCTCGGGGCGGCGGCGCTGCTCACCGGGCACACCCGCGACGACCAGGCGGAGACGGTGCTGCTCGCGCTCGCCCGGGGCGCCGGCCCGCGCGGCCTGGCCGGGATGCCCGCCCGACGGGACCTCGACGGGGTGCCGCTGCTGCGACCGCTGCTCGAGGTCGGCCGGGAGCAGACCCGTACGGCGTGCGCGGTGCTCGGGCTGAGCCCGTGGGAGGACCCGCACAACGCCGACCCCTCGTACGCCCGGGCCCGGGTCCGGGCCGACCTGCTGCCCGCCCTGGTCCGCGCCCTCGGGCCGGGGGTGCTGGACAACCTGGCCCGGACCGCCCGGCTGGTGGCGGCGGACAACGCCGTCCTCGACGGGCTGGCCGCCGCCGCGCTGGCCGACGTCCGCCACCCGGACGGCGGCCTCGCCGTACGCGGGCTGGCCGATCTGCCGGCGGCGGTGCGCGGCCGGGTGCTGCACGCCTGGGCCCGGGAGCTGGGCGCCCCGCCCGCCGCCCTGTCGCACCGGCACGTGACCGCCCTGGACGCGCTGGTCACCGGCTGGCGCGGGCAGGGCGCGGCGCACCTGCCGGGCGGGCTGCGGGTGCTGCGCCGCGACGGCCGGCTCGCCGCCATCGTTCCCCGCTGA
- a CDS encoding zinc-dependent metalloprotease, protein MAQFVDWDLAAATAGALSKSGPRVSYTEATDVVAELRRLTDEAAGHVADYTGLRSQVSHPPVRVVDRRDWAATNIAGLREVITPLVGRLTKDKQPGALTEAIGSRVTGVQAGTVLAYLSGRVLGQYEVFSADPGQLLLVAPNIVEVERKLGADPRDFRLWVCLHEVTHRTQFTAVPWMRAYFLSEVQAFVDASSSGGEHLLERLRRGVATLSDAVKDPESRTSVLDIVQTPGQRAVLDRLTALMTLLEGHAEFVMDGVGPQVVPSVDRIRAAFNRRREAGNPLEKAIRRLLGIEVKMRQYAEGRKFVHGVVDRVGMEGFNKIFGSPLTLPRLEELGDPDAWVARVHGPVGPAPTVG, encoded by the coding sequence ATGGCGCAGTTCGTGGACTGGGATCTGGCCGCCGCGACCGCGGGGGCACTGAGCAAGTCGGGCCCCCGGGTGTCGTACACCGAGGCCACCGACGTGGTCGCTGAGCTGCGGCGGCTGACCGACGAGGCGGCCGGGCACGTCGCCGACTACACGGGGCTGCGTTCGCAGGTCTCCCACCCGCCCGTGCGGGTGGTCGACCGGCGGGACTGGGCGGCCACCAACATCGCCGGGCTGCGCGAGGTAATCACCCCGTTGGTCGGCCGGCTCACCAAGGACAAGCAGCCGGGCGCGCTGACCGAGGCGATCGGCTCCCGGGTCACCGGCGTGCAGGCCGGCACCGTGCTCGCCTACCTCTCGGGCCGCGTCCTCGGCCAGTACGAGGTCTTCTCCGCCGACCCGGGGCAGTTGCTGCTGGTCGCGCCGAACATCGTCGAGGTGGAGCGCAAGCTGGGGGCCGACCCGCGCGACTTCCGGCTCTGGGTCTGCCTGCACGAGGTGACCCACCGCACCCAGTTCACGGCCGTGCCGTGGATGCGCGCGTACTTCCTCAGCGAGGTGCAGGCCTTCGTGGACGCGTCGTCCAGCGGCGGCGAGCACCTGCTGGAGCGGCTGCGCCGGGGCGTCGCCACGCTCTCGGACGCGGTGAAGGACCCCGAGAGCCGCACCAGCGTGCTGGACATCGTCCAGACCCCGGGGCAGCGGGCCGTGCTGGACCGGCTCACCGCGCTGATGACCCTGCTGGAGGGGCACGCCGAGTTCGTCATGGACGGCGTCGGGCCGCAGGTCGTCCCGAGCGTGGACCGGATCCGGGCGGCGTTCAACCGGCGCCGGGAGGCCGGCAACCCGCTGGAGAAGGCCATCCGCCGGCTGCTCGGCATCGAGGTCAAGATGCGCCAGTACGCCGAGGGCCGCAAGTTCGTGCACGGCGTCGTCGACCGGGTCGGCATGGAGGGCTTCAACAAGATCTTCGGCTCGCCGCTCACCCTGCCCCGGCTCGAGGAGCTGGGGGACCCGGACGCCTGGGTGGCGCGGGTGCACGGCCCGGTCGGCCCGGCGCCGACCGTCGGCTGA
- a CDS encoding inorganic diphosphatase, whose translation MDFDVTVEIPKGHRNKYEVDHATGRIRLDRTLFTSTQYPADYGFIEGTLGEDGDPLDALVLVPEPTFPGCLIRCRTIGMFRMTDEKGGDDKVLCVPYEDPRQEHLRDIHHLGEFDRLEIQHFFEVYKDLEPGKSVEGATWVGRIEAEAEIAASYRRAREAEARGESTH comes from the coding sequence ATGGATTTCGACGTGACGGTTGAGATCCCCAAGGGTCACCGCAACAAGTACGAGGTCGACCACGCGACCGGCCGGATCCGGCTGGACCGCACCCTCTTCACCTCCACGCAGTACCCGGCCGACTACGGCTTCATCGAGGGGACGCTGGGCGAGGACGGCGACCCGCTGGACGCGCTCGTGCTGGTCCCCGAGCCCACCTTCCCGGGCTGCCTGATCCGGTGCCGCACCATCGGCATGTTCCGGATGACGGACGAGAAGGGCGGCGACGACAAGGTCCTCTGCGTGCCCTACGAGGACCCGCGCCAGGAGCACCTGCGCGACATCCACCACCTCGGCGAGTTCGACCGGCTGGAGATCCAGCACTTCTTCGAGGTCTACAAGGACCTGGAGCCCGGCAAGTCGGTCGAGGGCGCCACGTGGGTGGGGCGCATCGAGGCCGAGGCGGAGATCGCGGCGTCCTACCGGCGCGCCCGGGAGGCCGAGGCGCGCGGCGAGTCCACGCACTGA
- the ftsH gene encoding ATP-dependent zinc metalloprotease FtsH produces the protein MERTRFFRRPVVWIILVILGAVVLSQLFTAGPSYHRVDTSIALDQLNKGGIDKVVFQDKEQTLRLDLKDKAKFGDTDTDRIEAQFPYEVGDEVWNEVLEAKANNRVTGPANVEVSSDSIWVSLLVNLLPIALLVLLLLFFMSQMQGGGSRVLNFGKSKAKMITKDTPKTTFADVAGAEEAVEELHEIKDFLQNPAKYQALGAKIPKGVLLFGPPGTGKTLLARAVAGEAGVPFYSISGSDFVEMFVGVGASRVRDLFEQAKANAPAIVFVDEIDAVGRHRGAGMGGGHDEREQTLNQLLVEMDGFDTKGGVILIAATNRPDILDPALLRPGRFDRQIPVDAPDMEGRKAILRVHAKGKPFTPDVDLDAVARRTPGFSGADLANVINESALLTARKDQRAITNDSLEESIDRVIAGPQRRTRVMSDQEKKITAYHEGGHALVAWALPHAAPVHKVTILSRGRSLGHTLVLPTEDKYTQTRAEMVDTLAYALGGRAAEELVFHEPTTGAGNDIEKATQLARAMITQYGMSSKLGAIKYGTSGDEPFLGRNMGHERDYSDAVAAEIDGEMRALIELAHDEAWEILVEYRDVLDNIVLELMEKETLSTADMARICARVAKRPPMAPYNGFGKRQPSTEPPVLTPAEKDALKVQAQADGAQATVGGGTASNSNNSDGTH, from the coding sequence ATGGAACGTACGCGTTTCTTCCGCCGACCGGTGGTCTGGATCATCCTGGTCATCCTCGGCGCCGTTGTGCTCAGTCAACTGTTCACCGCTGGTCCCAGCTACCACCGGGTGGACACTTCCATTGCGCTCGACCAGCTCAACAAGGGCGGCATCGACAAGGTCGTCTTCCAGGACAAGGAGCAGACGCTCCGGCTCGACCTGAAGGACAAGGCCAAGTTCGGTGACACCGACACCGACCGGATCGAGGCGCAGTTCCCCTACGAGGTCGGCGACGAGGTCTGGAACGAGGTCCTCGAGGCCAAGGCGAACAACCGGGTCACCGGCCCGGCCAACGTCGAGGTGTCGTCTGACAGCATCTGGGTGAGCCTGCTGGTCAACCTGCTCCCGATCGCCCTGCTGGTGCTCCTGCTGCTCTTCTTCATGTCGCAGATGCAGGGCGGCGGCTCCCGGGTGCTCAACTTCGGCAAGTCCAAGGCGAAGATGATCACCAAGGACACGCCGAAGACCACGTTCGCGGACGTGGCCGGGGCCGAGGAGGCCGTCGAGGAGCTGCACGAGATCAAGGACTTCCTGCAGAACCCGGCGAAGTACCAGGCCCTGGGCGCCAAGATCCCGAAGGGTGTGCTGCTCTTCGGCCCGCCCGGCACCGGTAAGACGCTGCTGGCCCGCGCCGTCGCCGGCGAGGCCGGGGTGCCCTTCTACTCGATCTCCGGCTCGGACTTCGTGGAGATGTTCGTCGGTGTCGGCGCCAGCCGGGTCCGCGACCTCTTCGAGCAGGCCAAGGCGAACGCGCCGGCCATCGTCTTCGTCGACGAGATCGACGCCGTCGGCCGCCACCGCGGCGCCGGCATGGGCGGCGGTCACGACGAGCGCGAGCAGACCCTCAACCAGCTGCTCGTCGAGATGGACGGCTTCGACACCAAGGGCGGGGTCATCCTGATCGCCGCCACCAACCGGCCGGACATCCTCGACCCGGCGCTGCTGCGCCCGGGCCGCTTCGACCGGCAGATCCCGGTGGATGCCCCCGACATGGAGGGCCGCAAGGCGATCCTGCGGGTGCACGCCAAGGGCAAGCCGTTCACCCCCGACGTCGACCTCGACGCGGTGGCCCGGCGTACCCCAGGCTTCAGCGGTGCCGACCTGGCCAACGTGATCAACGAGTCCGCACTGCTCACCGCCCGTAAGGACCAGCGTGCGATCACCAACGACTCCCTGGAGGAGTCGATCGACCGGGTGATCGCCGGTCCGCAGCGCCGCACCCGGGTGATGAGCGACCAGGAGAAGAAGATCACCGCGTACCACGAGGGTGGGCACGCGCTGGTCGCCTGGGCGTTGCCGCACGCCGCGCCGGTGCACAAGGTGACGATCCTGTCCCGCGGTCGGTCGCTGGGCCACACCCTGGTCCTGCCCACCGAGGACAAGTACACCCAGACCCGCGCCGAGATGGTCGACACCCTGGCGTACGCACTGGGTGGCCGGGCCGCCGAGGAGTTGGTCTTCCACGAGCCGACCACGGGCGCCGGCAACGACATCGAGAAGGCCACCCAGCTGGCCCGCGCGATGATCACGCAGTACGGCATGAGCTCCAAGCTCGGCGCGATCAAGTACGGCACCAGCGGCGACGAGCCGTTCCTCGGCCGCAACATGGGCCACGAGCGGGACTACTCCGACGCCGTCGCCGCCGAGATCGACGGCGAGATGCGGGCGCTGATCGAGCTGGCCCACGACGAGGCCTGGGAGATCCTGGTGGAATACCGGGACGTCCTGGACAACATCGTGCTGGAGCTGATGGAGAAGGAGACCCTCTCCACCGCCGACATGGCCCGGATCTGCGCCCGGGTGGCCAAGCGACCGCCGATGGCGCCGTACAACGGCTTCGGCAAGCGCCAGCCCTCCACCGAGCCGCCGGTGCTCACGCCGGCCGAGAAGGACGCGCTGAAGGTGCAGGCCCAGGCCGACGGCGCCCAGGCCACGGTGGGCGGCGGCACCGCGAGCAACTCCAACAACTCGGACGGTACGCACTGA